In Bacillus cereus ATCC 14579, a single window of DNA contains:
- a CDS encoding response regulator, whose translation MFYYIVDDDEVFRSMLSQIIEDGDLGEVIGEADDGAFIEADQLNFKKVDILFIDLLMPMRDGIETVRHIASTFTGKIIMISQVESKQLIGEAYTLGVEYYITKPLNKIEVVSVVRKVMERIRLERSIHDIQKSLNNVFQWEKPQLRTEPVQEGKKIGDLGRFLLSELGIAGENGSKDLLSMLEYLYGQEKAQTFEFGFPALKEIFHHITIRKLGDLALEADIDKEKKASEQRVRRAIYQSLNHLASLGLTDFSNPKFESYAPKFFDFTVVRKRMTEMTKDELASSGHTRINTKKFIQVLYFEAKRLMEIE comes from the coding sequence TTGTTTTATTATATCGTAGACGATGATGAAGTTTTCCGTTCGATGCTTTCGCAAATTATTGAAGATGGAGATCTTGGAGAAGTAATTGGTGAGGCGGATGACGGAGCTTTTATTGAAGCGGATCAACTAAATTTTAAAAAAGTAGATATTTTATTTATTGATTTGTTGATGCCGATGAGGGACGGAATTGAAACAGTTCGTCACATTGCGTCAACTTTCACGGGGAAAATCATTATGATTTCTCAAGTGGAATCGAAGCAGCTTATAGGTGAGGCATATACACTTGGTGTAGAATATTATATTACAAAACCATTAAACAAAATCGAAGTTGTATCTGTTGTACGCAAAGTGATGGAGCGTATTAGATTGGAGCGTTCTATACATGATATTCAAAAATCATTGAATAACGTGTTTCAGTGGGAAAAGCCGCAATTGCGTACTGAACCAGTGCAAGAAGGAAAAAAGATAGGGGATTTAGGACGCTTTTTACTATCAGAACTCGGTATTGCGGGAGAGAATGGAAGTAAAGATTTACTTAGTATGCTGGAATATTTATATGGTCAAGAAAAGGCACAGACATTTGAGTTTGGCTTTCCTGCGTTAAAAGAAATTTTTCATCATATTACGATAAGGAAATTAGGGGATCTAGCTTTAGAGGCGGATATTGATAAAGAGAAAAAAGCGTCTGAACAAAGAGTACGTCGAGCTATTTATCAGTCGTTAAATCATTTGGCTTCTTTAGGATTAACAGACTTTTCAAATCCAAAATTTGAAAGCTATGCTCCAAAATTTTTCGATTTTACCGTAGTTAGAAAACGGATGACAGAAATGACGAAAGATGAACTCGCATCTTCTGGTCATACGCGAATTAATACGAAGAAGTTTATTCAAGTGTTGTATTTTGAGGCGAAGAGGTTGATGGAGATAGAGTGA